A single window of Vibrio stylophorae DNA harbors:
- a CDS encoding FKBP-type peptidyl-prolyl cis-trans isomerase codes for MSELTLDTVELKASYGIGLQMGQQLAGSGLEGLNVAAIAKGIATALTGDAPEISVDEINNALREIHGRAEELRQAAAKAAAEEGELFLKDNAMRPEVQVTESGLQYEVLTAGEGEIPSSDKTVKVHYHGQLVDGTVFDSSVNRGQPATFPVTGVIKGWVEALQLMPVGSKWRLYIPSDLAYGERGAGAAIPPHAALIFDVELLEIL; via the coding sequence ATGTCAGAACTAACGCTAGACACCGTTGAACTAAAAGCAAGCTACGGTATTGGCCTGCAAATGGGTCAACAACTTGCGGGTAGCGGTCTCGAAGGCCTTAATGTTGCCGCAATTGCAAAAGGTATCGCAACTGCTTTAACTGGCGATGCGCCAGAGATCTCAGTTGATGAGATCAACAATGCACTTCGTGAAATCCACGGCCGTGCAGAAGAGCTTCGCCAAGCGGCTGCAAAAGCTGCTGCAGAAGAAGGTGAGCTATTCCTGAAAGACAACGCGATGCGTCCAGAAGTTCAAGTAACTGAGTCTGGTCTTCAATATGAAGTTCTGACTGCTGGCGAAGGCGAAATCCCAAGCTCAGACAAAACTGTCAAAGTGCACTATCACGGTCAATTGGTTGATGGCACTGTATTTGATAGCTCAGTGAACCGTGGCCAGCCTGCGACTTTCCCTGTGACTGGCGTGATTAAAGGTTGGGTTGAAGCGCTACAATTGATGCCTGTTGGCTCAAAATGGCGTCTATACATCCCTTCAGATCTTGCTTACGGCGAGCGCGGCGCAGGTGCAGCGATTCCACCACACGCAGCATTGATCTTTGATGTAGAGCTTCTTGAAATTCTTTAA
- a CDS encoding SLC13 family permease — protein sequence MSWEQGLVLAMLLTIISCLALTKLKPAWVFAASSFAAFQLGLVELPQLANNFTNDSLVTLVLLILSSVAVEKTRLIGWVGNQLSSGSLSTVLAKLGLSTAFLSSFTNNTAVVASLIGAIKRNQRHAPSKLLLPLSYAAILGGTLTLIGTSTNLIINSFVVDAGLPSLGFFAPTLVGLALLLCGLPVLVLFGRFSPEHDAEHDEGLPYFLEATVNADSPLVGRSVADNGLRALRKLFLAEVVREGKAIAPVRPSTLLQAGDKLLFCGDVESVATLQEIDGLSLFGQHHLNGQSLQELVVSHSASLRGQTLKSSRFRERYDAVVVAIRRGHERLAGGLGNVVLLPGDTLVVVPGRQFMQELRRHPRDFVLINDLDSSARLDRQKSAWVLAGFAAVMALGIGGLLPIINGLAAYLLLLLCFRVVTLNELRRRFPIDIVVIVGCALTLAQLMMSTGLSVALSQWVMAQFHGQGVFMGFVAVYLLTLLLTEVITNNAAAALAFPIGYSLALGYDANVMPFVMAVLFGASASFISPYGYQTNLLVYSVGNYRLKDYVKLGLPLSLVYSAVVILLVPKIFPF from the coding sequence ATGAGCTGGGAGCAAGGATTGGTCCTAGCCATGTTGCTGACTATCATCAGCTGCTTGGCGCTGACCAAACTCAAGCCTGCATGGGTCTTTGCAGCGTCAAGTTTTGCTGCGTTTCAGCTTGGCCTCGTCGAGCTGCCGCAGCTGGCCAATAATTTTACCAATGACTCCTTAGTGACCTTGGTATTGCTGATCCTCTCTTCGGTGGCGGTGGAAAAAACGCGCCTGATTGGTTGGGTGGGCAATCAGTTATCCAGTGGCAGTTTGTCCACGGTGCTTGCGAAATTAGGGTTGTCCACCGCTTTTCTATCCTCTTTTACCAACAACACAGCGGTGGTGGCTTCCCTGATTGGTGCGATTAAGCGTAATCAGCGCCACGCACCTTCCAAATTATTGCTGCCGCTCTCCTATGCAGCGATTTTAGGTGGCACGCTGACCCTGATTGGTACCTCGACCAACCTTATCATCAATAGTTTTGTGGTGGATGCAGGACTGCCGAGCTTGGGCTTTTTTGCGCCAACGCTTGTGGGACTTGCATTGCTGCTGTGTGGATTGCCCGTACTGGTGTTATTTGGTCGATTTTCGCCTGAGCATGATGCTGAGCACGATGAAGGTTTGCCCTATTTTCTTGAGGCAACCGTCAATGCAGACTCGCCCTTAGTGGGGCGAAGCGTGGCGGATAACGGCTTGCGCGCGCTGCGCAAACTATTTTTGGCTGAGGTCGTTCGTGAGGGCAAGGCCATTGCTCCTGTGCGCCCCAGTACTTTGCTACAAGCGGGCGATAAATTGCTGTTTTGTGGGGATGTGGAAAGTGTGGCAACACTACAAGAGATCGATGGATTATCCCTGTTTGGTCAGCATCATCTCAATGGTCAAAGTTTGCAGGAGCTGGTGGTCAGCCATTCCGCTTCACTGCGCGGGCAAACCCTAAAAAGCAGCCGTTTTCGTGAGCGCTATGATGCTGTGGTGGTGGCGATTCGCCGTGGCCATGAGCGTCTGGCGGGTGGTTTGGGCAATGTGGTGCTGCTGCCTGGCGATACCTTGGTGGTGGTACCAGGACGCCAATTTATGCAGGAGCTGCGCCGCCATCCTCGTGATTTCGTACTCATTAATGATCTCGACTCCAGCGCTCGCTTGGATCGACAAAAAAGCGCTTGGGTGCTGGCGGGCTTTGCAGCGGTGATGGCGTTGGGTATCGGTGGGTTACTGCCCATCATCAATGGCTTGGCGGCTTACTTGTTGCTGCTTTTATGCTTTCGTGTGGTCACACTCAATGAACTACGTCGCCGTTTTCCCATCGATATTGTGGTGATCGTCGGCTGCGCCCTGACCTTGGCACAACTGATGATGAGCACTGGACTTTCAGTAGCACTGAGTCAGTGGGTGATGGCGCAGTTTCATGGTCAAGGGGTGTTTATGGGCTTTGTCGCTGTCTATCTGCTGACCCTATTGCTGACCGAAGTGATCACCAATAATGCGGCCGCCGCCTTGGCTTTTCCCATCGGTTATAGTTTGGCTCTGGGCTATGATGCCAATGTGATGCCCTTTGTGATGGCCGTGCTCTTTGGTGCCAGCGCTAGTTTTATTTCGCCCTATGGTTATCAAACCAATTTGTTGGTTTATAGCGTGGGTAATTATCGACTCAAAGATTACGTGAAATTGGGGTTGCCACTGTCGCTGGTTTATTCCGCGGTGGTGATTTTACTGGTGCCGAAGATTTTCCCATTTTAA
- the cysD gene encoding sulfate adenylyltransferase subunit CysD has product MEQQKLTHLQQLEAESIHIIREVAAEFDNPVMLYSIGKDSSVMLHLARKAFYPGKIPFPLLHVDTDWKFREMIEFRDRTAEKYGFELLVHKNPEGLAMGMNPFEHGSSKHTDVMKTQGLKQALDKYGFDAAFGGARRDEEKSRAKERVYSFRDKHHRWDPKNQRPELWRTYNGQVNKGESIRVFPLSNWTELDIWQYIYQEQIDIVPLYLAKKRPVVERDGMLIMVDDERMPIEANEQIEQRSVRFRTLGCYPLTGAVESTADTLPEVIEEMLVATSSERQGRAIDHDQSGSMEQKKRQGYF; this is encoded by the coding sequence ATGGAACAGCAAAAACTAACCCATTTACAGCAGCTGGAAGCGGAAAGTATTCACATTATTCGTGAAGTGGCTGCCGAGTTTGATAATCCCGTAATGCTTTACTCCATTGGTAAGGATTCATCGGTGATGTTGCACTTGGCGCGCAAGGCCTTTTACCCCGGGAAAATCCCATTTCCACTGTTGCACGTTGATACCGATTGGAAATTTCGCGAGATGATTGAGTTTCGCGATCGCACCGCCGAAAAGTATGGCTTTGAGCTGTTGGTGCACAAAAATCCGGAAGGTCTGGCCATGGGGATGAACCCTTTTGAACACGGCTCAAGTAAGCACACTGATGTGATGAAAACCCAAGGGCTGAAGCAGGCGCTGGATAAATATGGTTTTGATGCGGCCTTTGGTGGCGCACGTCGCGATGAAGAAAAATCGCGAGCCAAAGAGCGCGTCTATTCCTTTCGAGATAAGCACCATCGTTGGGATCCAAAGAACCAGCGACCTGAGCTTTGGCGCACCTATAACGGTCAGGTGAATAAAGGCGAAAGTATTCGCGTATTCCCGCTTTCTAACTGGACTGAGTTGGATATTTGGCAATACATCTACCAAGAGCAGATCGACATTGTGCCGCTCTATTTAGCGAAAAAACGCCCTGTGGTTGAGCGTGATGGCATGTTGATCATGGTCGATGATGAGCGCATGCCCATTGAGGCCAATGAGCAAATTGAGCAGCGCAGCGTGCGTTTTCGCACCCTTGGCTGTTATCCACTGACCGGCGCGGTGGAGTCTACAGCCGATACCCTGCCAGAAGTGATCGAAGAGATGTTGGTGGCGACCTCCAGTGAGCGTCAAGGCCGTGCCATTGATCACGACCAATCGGGCTCCATGGAGCAGAAAAAACGTCAGGGCTATTTCTAA
- the cysC gene encoding adenylyl-sulfate kinase, whose translation MGVTTENIVWHQHAVDANARATQKGQQPVVLWFTGLSGAGKSTVAGALEQALHAQGYHTYLLDGDNVRHGLCQDLGFSPQDRRENLRRVGEVTKLMADAGLIVLSAFISPFRAERQMIRDLLPEGQFVEVFVDAPLALCEARDPKGLYQKARAGEIKDFTGIDADYEAPLSPEIHLLSDETNLQQLVAQCLNTLRVRGVIQG comes from the coding sequence ATGGGCGTAACCACTGAAAATATCGTTTGGCATCAACATGCGGTCGATGCCAATGCGCGCGCAACACAAAAGGGGCAGCAGCCTGTGGTGCTGTGGTTTACGGGGCTTTCCGGTGCTGGTAAATCCACGGTGGCGGGGGCATTGGAGCAAGCGCTTCATGCGCAGGGTTACCATACTTATCTGCTTGATGGTGATAATGTTCGCCATGGTTTGTGTCAAGATCTCGGATTTTCGCCGCAAGATCGCCGCGAAAATCTACGTCGTGTCGGTGAAGTGACCAAGTTGATGGCCGACGCTGGTTTGATTGTGCTCAGTGCCTTTATTTCACCTTTTCGCGCCGAGCGGCAGATGATTCGCGATCTGTTGCCTGAGGGACAGTTTGTTGAAGTCTTTGTTGATGCGCCATTGGCGCTTTGCGAAGCGCGGGATCCCAAGGGGCTCTACCAAAAAGCGCGCGCTGGTGAGATTAAAGATTTCACCGGTATTGATGCTGATTATGAAGCGCCGCTATCACCAGAAATCCATTTGCTCAGCGATGAAACCAATTTACAGCAACTGGTGGCGCAGTGCTTGAATACATTGCGTGTGCGTGGTGTGATTCAAGGCTAA
- a CDS encoding DUF4870 family protein → MNQEVVVNGDPKTAKLIYILNFVSLVFGITSLVAVIMAYINKDGAEPWLSEHYRYQIRTFWIGMLYGVISLILCVILIGFVLAFALLVWFIIRNVKGFQALEQGQAPTNVDSWLF, encoded by the coding sequence ATGAACCAGGAAGTTGTAGTAAACGGCGATCCAAAAACAGCAAAGCTTATTTATATTTTGAACTTTGTTAGTCTTGTTTTTGGTATCACGAGCTTGGTTGCAGTGATTATGGCTTACATCAATAAAGATGGCGCCGAGCCATGGTTAAGCGAGCATTACCGTTATCAGATTCGTACATTTTGGATTGGTATGTTGTATGGTGTGATCAGTCTGATTTTGTGCGTTATCTTGATCGGATTTGTGCTGGCGTTCGCGCTATTGGTATGGTTTATCATTCGTAACGTGAAAGGCTTCCAAGCATTAGAGCAAGGGCAAGCCCCTACCAACGTGGATTCTTGGTTATTCTAA
- the cysG gene encoding siroheme synthase CysG: protein MDYLPIFADLKRRPCLVVGGGEVAWRKIRMLHKAGAEVRVVAPELHPEVAAMVHRQEVLHWGDSFAPEQLDGVFLAIAATDKKAVNALVYQSANQRQVLVNVVDDQPRCSFIVPSIIDRSPIIVAISSAGKAPVLARLLREKLEALIPQHLGNMAELAGRFRDRLKAKLPSLTLRRKFWETAFTGRFESLVASGQEQQAMDALEQLSQGLEPRGEVALVGAGPGDASLLTLRALQLMQQADVVLYDYLVSDEVMELVRRDAELVCVGKRAGFHSVSQEQTNQLLLEYAQKGKRVVRLKGGDPFIFGRGAEELSVLAQANIPFQVVPGITAAAGATAYAGIPLTHRDFAQSAVFITGHQKPDGDALDWSTLARGQQTLVIYMGLMKSPYIQQQLIEHGRDSATPIAIIERGTQRQQRVLTGQLSQLSELAAQAESPSLIVVGEVTTLAHQLHWFSGETQSDIPAPQAALSL from the coding sequence ATGGATTACTTGCCAATTTTTGCAGATTTAAAGCGTCGACCTTGCTTGGTGGTCGGTGGCGGTGAAGTGGCGTGGCGAAAGATTCGCATGCTACATAAAGCTGGTGCCGAAGTGCGCGTTGTGGCGCCTGAACTTCATCCAGAAGTGGCGGCTATGGTGCATCGTCAAGAGGTCTTGCATTGGGGTGATAGTTTTGCACCTGAGCAGCTTGATGGGGTGTTTTTAGCCATAGCAGCGACCGATAAAAAAGCGGTGAACGCTCTGGTGTACCAGTCTGCCAATCAGCGACAAGTGCTGGTCAATGTGGTGGATGATCAGCCGCGCTGCAGCTTTATTGTGCCTTCAATTATTGACCGCTCACCGATTATCGTGGCGATCTCCTCTGCTGGCAAAGCGCCAGTGCTGGCGCGTTTGCTACGTGAAAAGTTGGAAGCCTTGATTCCCCAGCACCTTGGCAACATGGCAGAACTTGCTGGCCGTTTTCGCGATCGCCTTAAGGCCAAACTGCCATCGCTTACTTTACGTCGTAAGTTTTGGGAAACCGCATTTACTGGTCGTTTTGAAAGCTTGGTTGCTAGCGGCCAAGAACAGCAAGCCATGGATGCATTGGAGCAGCTTAGTCAAGGCTTAGAGCCGCGCGGTGAAGTGGCTTTGGTGGGCGCAGGTCCTGGTGATGCCAGTTTGCTCACGTTGCGCGCACTGCAATTGATGCAGCAAGCTGATGTGGTGCTCTATGACTATTTAGTATCCGATGAAGTGATGGAATTGGTGCGTCGAGATGCCGAATTGGTATGTGTCGGTAAGCGCGCAGGTTTTCATAGTGTGTCACAGGAACAAACCAATCAGCTGCTGTTGGAATACGCGCAAAAGGGCAAGCGTGTGGTGCGTTTAAAAGGTGGCGATCCCTTTATTTTTGGTCGCGGCGCTGAAGAGCTCAGCGTTTTGGCCCAAGCCAATATCCCTTTTCAAGTGGTCCCCGGTATTACCGCCGCTGCCGGCGCCACCGCTTATGCGGGGATTCCATTGACTCATCGAGATTTTGCTCAAAGCGCGGTGTTTATTACCGGCCATCAAAAGCCCGATGGTGACGCCCTTGATTGGTCCACCTTGGCGCGTGGTCAGCAGACCTTGGTGATCTATATGGGTTTGATGAAGTCCCCCTATATTCAGCAACAATTGATTGAACATGGCCGCGATAGTGCCACCCCCATCGCCATTATTGAGCGTGGGACACAGCGACAACAACGGGTGCTCACCGGGCAATTGTCGCAATTGAGTGAACTTGCCGCGCAGGCTGAATCACCCTCACTGATTGTGGTGGGTGAGGTGACCACGCTGGCGCATCAACTCCACTGGTTTAGCGGTGAGACGCAAAGTGATATCCCAGCGCCACAAGCGGCCCTCAGTCTTTAA
- the cysN gene encoding sulfate adenylyltransferase subunit CysN: MNSAIAQQVAAQGIEAYLAQHQEKTLLRFLTCGSVDDGKSTLIGRLLHDSQQIYEDQLAALHADSQKVGTTGEKLDLALLVDGLQAEREQGITIDVAYRYFSTEKRKFIIADTPGHEQYTRNMATGASTCDLAVILIDARKGVLDQTRRHSFIASQLGIRHFVVAVNKMDLVGFDEATYRAIETDYLQFAAKLEGNIDISLIPLSALEGDNVVNLSGQTPWYHGEPLLSILENVAIDAHSEQGKLRFPVQYVNRPNLDFRGFAGTIASGVVQVGDAIQVLPSGKQSTVARIVTFDGDLQQARAGQAVTLTLADEIDISRGDVLVPAGEAVTQSQSVIADVVWMDEKPLEPGRYYDIKIAGKKTVGSVTQIQYQVDINNLETHPAAALPLNGIGRCQLGFTEVVPVDTYGVSPDTGSFILIDRLTNVTVGAGMIRSLVADSQPLDDGDYSSFELELNALVRKHFPHWHARDLSALK, from the coding sequence ATGAATTCAGCAATTGCACAACAAGTGGCGGCGCAAGGAATTGAAGCCTATTTGGCGCAGCACCAAGAGAAAACCCTACTGCGATTTTTAACCTGCGGTAGCGTAGACGATGGCAAAAGTACCTTGATTGGTCGCTTGCTACACGATTCACAACAGATTTATGAAGATCAGCTGGCTGCCCTGCATGCCGATAGCCAAAAGGTGGGCACCACAGGTGAAAAGCTTGATTTAGCGCTGCTGGTAGATGGCTTACAGGCCGAGCGCGAGCAGGGGATCACCATTGATGTGGCTTACCGTTATTTCTCCACAGAGAAGCGTAAATTTATTATCGCCGACACGCCGGGGCATGAGCAGTACACCCGCAATATGGCCACGGGCGCTTCGACCTGTGATTTAGCCGTAATTTTGATTGATGCGCGTAAAGGGGTCTTAGATCAAACCCGTCGTCACTCTTTTATCGCTAGTCAGCTTGGCATTCGTCATTTTGTGGTGGCGGTGAACAAGATGGATTTGGTGGGCTTTGATGAGGCCACTTATCGCGCCATTGAGACAGACTATCTGCAATTTGCCGCCAAGCTTGAAGGCAATATTGATATTTCGCTGATTCCACTTTCTGCACTTGAGGGCGATAACGTGGTCAATCTCAGTGGTCAAACGCCTTGGTATCACGGCGAGCCGCTGTTGTCGATTTTAGAAAATGTGGCCATTGACGCGCATAGCGAGCAGGGCAAATTGCGTTTTCCAGTGCAATATGTCAACCGCCCCAATCTCGATTTTCGCGGCTTTGCCGGCACGATTGCTTCTGGTGTGGTGCAAGTGGGTGATGCCATTCAGGTGCTGCCTTCGGGCAAGCAATCGACAGTGGCACGGATTGTCACCTTTGATGGTGATTTACAGCAGGCGCGCGCAGGCCAAGCCGTCACGCTGACGCTGGCCGATGAAATTGATATTAGCCGTGGTGATGTCTTGGTTCCTGCCGGAGAAGCGGTGACCCAAAGCCAAAGCGTCATTGCTGATGTGGTGTGGATGGATGAAAAGCCGCTGGAGCCGGGACGTTACTACGATATTAAGATCGCTGGTAAAAAGACCGTGGGCTCAGTGACCCAAATTCAATACCAAGTGGATATCAACAATTTGGAAACGCATCCTGCAGCAGCACTGCCGCTCAATGGGATTGGCCGCTGTCAGCTTGGATTTACCGAAGTGGTGCCTGTGGATACCTATGGCGTGAGTCCAGATACAGGCAGCTTTATTTTAATTGATCGCTTAACCAATGTGACCGTCGGCGCGGGCATGATTCGTAGCCTAGTTGCCGATAGCCAACCGCTAGATGATGGCGATTACAGTAGCTTTGAGCTTGAGCTCAATGCATTGGTGCGCAAGCACTTTCCCCATTGGCATGCGCGCGATTTAAGCGCGCTGAAGTAG
- a CDS encoding LysM-like peptidoglycan-binding domain-containing protein, whose protein sequence is MGQAKRRAPRPTSQKRQIQFQLPRVDWQGHWQRIKQRCQQGVQQCTQRVKPLWYRLPKPHRIAILCILPIVILVSLLPSSPAVPEPKHAKPARQSIAMDPARLEAESAAVPVEDVVPQEAIKPLVQTQWQRYQIQSGDTMAKVFREHNLAETDLYAIAKIEGAQTILGEIQPGQWIRYKQKQNGELDALQIESDKPILFVRLSNGSFARAKD, encoded by the coding sequence ATGGGACAAGCAAAACGTCGCGCCCCGAGGCCGACTTCGCAAAAAAGGCAGATTCAATTTCAACTGCCGCGTGTTGATTGGCAAGGACATTGGCAGCGCATCAAACAGCGTTGCCAGCAAGGTGTGCAGCAATGTACTCAGCGAGTCAAACCTTTGTGGTATCGCCTACCAAAGCCCCACCGCATTGCAATTCTTTGTATTTTGCCGATTGTGATTTTGGTGAGTTTACTACCATCGTCACCAGCCGTGCCTGAGCCTAAGCATGCTAAGCCAGCAAGGCAAAGTATTGCTATGGATCCTGCACGTTTAGAGGCGGAAAGTGCAGCGGTGCCAGTGGAAGACGTGGTGCCACAAGAGGCGATCAAACCTTTGGTGCAAACTCAATGGCAGCGTTACCAAATTCAATCAGGTGATACCATGGCCAAGGTATTTCGTGAGCATAATTTGGCGGAAACCGATCTTTATGCCATCGCTAAAATAGAGGGTGCGCAGACCATTCTCGGCGAGATTCAGCCCGGTCAGTGGATTCGCTATAAACAAAAGCAAAATGGTGAATTGGACGCATTGCAAATTGAGTCAGACAAGCCGATTTTGTTTGTGCGTTTGTCCAATGGCAGTTTTGCCCGCGCCAAAGACTAA
- a CDS encoding phosphoadenylyl-sulfate reductase: MLKPLSELLTLDKAARTQALAAVNAELSTLSAQQRVAWALTHLEGEFVLSSSFGIQAAVMLHLVTQVKGDIPVILTDTGYLFPETYHFIDQLTERLNLNLRIYRAAQTPAWQEARYGQLWTQGVEGIEHYNRINKVEPMQRALKELGAQTWFSGLRRDQASSRGALPVLSIQNGVFKFLPIIDWTNKDVHYYLKEFDLPYHPLWDEGYLSVGDVHTTQKWEPGMTEEQTRFFGLKRECGLHEDNEVDGSGI, from the coding sequence ATGCTTAAACCGCTTTCAGAGTTACTGACTTTAGACAAGGCTGCACGTACGCAAGCTTTGGCTGCCGTTAATGCAGAGCTATCAACACTGAGTGCGCAGCAGCGCGTAGCTTGGGCGCTCACGCACCTTGAGGGTGAATTTGTGCTCTCATCTAGCTTTGGTATTCAAGCGGCGGTGATGCTGCATTTGGTGACACAGGTGAAGGGGGATATTCCGGTCATCTTGACCGATACGGGCTATCTTTTTCCTGAAACCTATCACTTTATTGATCAGCTGACTGAGCGCTTAAATTTGAATTTGCGCATCTATCGCGCAGCGCAAACCCCGGCTTGGCAAGAGGCGCGTTATGGCCAGTTGTGGACGCAGGGCGTTGAAGGGATTGAGCACTATAACCGAATCAATAAAGTGGAGCCGATGCAGCGCGCATTAAAAGAGCTGGGTGCTCAAACCTGGTTCTCTGGTCTGCGTCGAGATCAAGCGAGTTCTCGTGGCGCGCTGCCAGTATTGAGTATTCAAAATGGCGTGTTTAAGTTTCTGCCGATTATTGATTGGACCAACAAAGATGTGCACTACTACTTGAAAGAGTTTGATCTGCCCTATCACCCATTATGGGATGAGGGTTACCTCTCTGTTGGCGATGTGCACACCACACAAAAGTGGGAACCGGGTATGACGGAAGAGCAAACTCGCTTTTTTGGCCTCAAACGTGAATGTGGTTTGCATGAGGACAATGAAGTGGATGGCTCTGGCATCTAG
- a CDS encoding GNAT family N-acetyltransferase, translating to MSTAPHWHLLPFSSLSSAQLYAIMQLRVAVFVVEQQCPYQELDGKDLDAEVLHLFAENQGEILAYARVLPPKLSFKEAAIGRIIIAKSARGTGLGEALMQRAMHAAYQCWPNQALRLGAQVYAAGFYQKMGFVAASDVYLEDDIPHQEMVASAEQVAHIAQQYQA from the coding sequence ATGAGCACAGCGCCACACTGGCATTTACTGCCCTTTTCATCGCTTTCAAGCGCGCAACTTTACGCCATTATGCAACTGCGCGTGGCGGTGTTTGTGGTCGAGCAGCAATGTCCCTATCAAGAGCTGGATGGCAAAGATCTTGATGCCGAAGTTTTGCATCTTTTCGCCGAAAATCAGGGTGAAATTCTTGCTTATGCGCGCGTTTTACCGCCCAAGTTAAGCTTTAAAGAGGCGGCTATTGGTCGCATTATCATTGCAAAATCAGCGCGAGGCACAGGCTTGGGAGAAGCGCTGATGCAACGCGCCATGCATGCGGCCTATCAATGCTGGCCGAACCAAGCATTGCGTTTAGGCGCGCAGGTTTATGCCGCTGGGTTTTATCAAAAGATGGGATTTGTCGCGGCCAGCGATGTGTATCTTGAAGATGATATTCCACATCAGGAGATGGTCGCCTCCGCTGAGCAAGTGGCGCACATTGCTCAGCAATATCAAGCTTAA
- the cysQ gene encoding 3'(2'),5'-bisphosphate nucleotidase CysQ, translating into MTEFAPSHLLIEILTLAQSAGDAAMQHYHGAVSVAQKADDSPVTAADLAANAVIVAGLSILTPDTPILSEETQHAPWSERQSWQQFWLVDPLDGTKEFIKQNGEFTVNIALIDQGKPVLSVVYAPALGMAWGGDQRESAQAWRIEQGLWTPIQSQWQHPPVVVGSRSHPSPELAEYLKSLGEHQLVDAGSSLKFCWVAEGRVQLYPRLAPTMMWDTAAGQCVAECAGALVVNLQGEPLNYHREALLNPHFVVRAPRETIYEAVD; encoded by the coding sequence ATGACTGAGTTTGCACCCAGCCATCTATTGATTGAGATTTTAACGCTCGCGCAAAGTGCGGGCGATGCCGCGATGCAGCACTATCATGGTGCGGTATCGGTGGCGCAAAAAGCCGATGACAGTCCAGTGACTGCGGCTGATTTGGCGGCAAACGCGGTGATCGTAGCAGGTTTGTCGATTTTAACCCCAGATACGCCGATTTTATCCGAAGAAACCCAACATGCCCCTTGGTCTGAGCGTCAATCATGGCAGCAGTTTTGGTTAGTGGATCCTTTGGATGGCACCAAGGAATTTATTAAGCAAAATGGTGAATTTACCGTCAATATCGCTTTGATTGACCAAGGTAAGCCCGTGTTGTCTGTGGTTTATGCGCCAGCCTTAGGGATGGCGTGGGGCGGCGATCAGCGCGAATCTGCGCAGGCGTGGCGTATTGAGCAAGGGTTATGGACGCCGATTCAAAGCCAATGGCAACATCCCCCTGTGGTGGTGGGTAGCCGCTCTCATCCGAGTCCTGAACTGGCTGAATATCTCAAAAGTTTAGGTGAGCACCAGCTTGTGGATGCAGGCTCATCCTTGAAATTTTGTTGGGTGGCTGAAGGGCGCGTGCAGCTTTATCCGCGTTTAGCGCCAACCATGATGTGGGATACTGCCGCGGGCCAATGTGTGGCAGAGTGCGCTGGTGCTTTGGTGGTCAATCTGCAAGGTGAACCGCTCAATTATCACCGTGAAGCGCTGTTAAACCCACATTTTGTAGTACGCGCACCCCGTGAAACCATTTATGAGGCTGTGGATTAA